In Poecilia reticulata strain Guanapo linkage group LG17, Guppy_female_1.0+MT, whole genome shotgun sequence, the following proteins share a genomic window:
- the glula gene encoding glutamate-ammonia ligase (glutamine synthase) a has product MATSASASLSKTIKHQYMELPQGDKVQAMYIWVDGTGEGLRCKTRTLDFEPKSIEDLPEWNFDGSSTYQAEGSNSDMYLIPAAMFRDPFRKDPNKLVLCEVQKYNRKPAETNLRITCKKVMEMVGDQHPWFGMEQEYTILGTDGHPFGWPSNGFPGPQGPYYCGVGADKAYGRDIVEAHYRACLYAGVNICGTNAEVMPAQWEFQVGPCEGIDMGDHLWVARFILHRVCEDFGVVASFDPKPIPGNWNGAGCHTNFSTKEMREDGGLKAIEESIEKLGKRHEYHIRAYDPKGGLDNARRLTGHHETSNIHEFSAGVANRGASIRIPRSVGQEKRGYFEDRRPSANCDPYGVTEALIRTCLLSEEGEEPTDY; this is encoded by the exons ATGGCCACGTCCGCCAGCGCCAGCTTGAGTAAAACCATCAAGCATCAGTACATGGAACTCCCCCAGGGGGATAAAGTCCAGGCCATGTACATTTGGGTTGATGGAACAGGAGAGGGGCTCCGGTGCAAAACAAGAACTCTTGATTTTGAGCCCAAAAGTATTGAAG ATCTCCCTGAGTGGAACTTTGATGGCTCCAGTACCTACCAGGCAGAAGGTTCCAACAGCGACATGTATCTGATTCCTGCTGCCATGTTTCGCGATCCGTTCCGCAAAGATCCCAACAAGCTGGTCCTGTGTGAAGTCCAGAAGTACAACCGCAAACCTGCTG AAACCAACCTTCGCATCACATGTAAGAAGGTGATGGAGATGGTGGGAGACCAGCATCCCTGGTTTGGCATGGAGCAGGAGTACACCATACTGGGCACAGATGGACATCCCTTTGGCTGGCCGTCCAATGGCTTTCCTGGACCACAAG GTCCATATTACTGTGGAGTTGGAGCTGACAAAGCCTATGGCAGGGATATTGTAGAGGCTCATTACAGAGCATGTTTGTATGCCGGAGTCAACATCTGTGGAACAAATGCAGAAGTGATGCCTGCCCAG TGGGAGTTTCAGGTTGGACCATGTGAGGGGATTGACATGGGCGATCATCTGTGGGTGGCGCGCTTCATCTTGCACCGTGTCTGCGAAGACTTTGGTGTTGTGGCATCGTTCGACCCCAAGCCCATCCCAGGAAACTGGAACGGCGCAGGCTGCCATACAAACTTCAGCACAAAAGAAATGAGGGAAGACGGTGGACTAAA AGCTATTGAAGAGTCCATTGAGAAGCTCGGAAAGCGTCATGAGTACCACATACGTGCCTACGATCCTAAAGGGGGTCTCGACAACGCCCGCCGCCTCACTGGCCACCACGAAACgtcaaacattcatgaattCTCCGCAGGCGTAGCCAACCGTGGCGCCAGCATTCGCATTCCCCGCAGCGTCGGMCAGGAGAAGAGGGGCTACTTTGAAGACCGACGCCCGTCAGCCAACTGTGATCCATACGGCGTGACCGAGGCTCTGATCCGCACTTGTCTGCTGAGTGAAGAGGGCGAGGAACCGACGGATTACTAA